One window from the genome of Elaeis guineensis isolate ETL-2024a chromosome 5, EG11, whole genome shotgun sequence encodes:
- the LOC105046027 gene encoding uncharacterized protein, which yields MDAESQHLSHEPMLSLEHAQLSSNSFRHSSQQEAHCLVCRRAFSLEAEVNEGFEAISICRECKIMVLEDNEGNITLRDIRRRRRQRGRSRFGNSESMEDSFSQQFSHLINLASQNHESLFEGDTSVTVRQHARYYAARSRSRRRHRALSDNDSDGLDHVDSMFGESDSNLSFGGYGGDSDASLDRNSLLDREIFFPPDSESYVFTDTDIDPMHAGLDQWNSDDQDEEDGEWEDADFDENNAFVDQHQQFQDANSSPSGIGESERGAQDGAWVNWRMGASQQVHYVDIFADLESDLRPPYVGNPGDYLDARGFEELLEQLAENDGSRRGAPPAAASFVASLPSVIISMDHERNGSLICAVCKDPLPINTEAKQLPCKHLYHPSCILPWLAARNSCPVCRYELPTDDPEYEGKRSMMSRNEVHDTQQPDPAEESSYEVLSEMETDEGHEPNHGRVQQGGSEDTAQIGDGSSRESSRGGWLFLAAAPIVSIVGMVLVLWFRNPRSEGRIHCNTREPDSQQLHRSLSTRAAADRNRRWWSIF from the coding sequence ATGGATGCTGAATCTCAGCACCTATCCCATGAGCCCATGCTGTCACTGGAGCATGCACAACTAAGTAGCAATTCATTTCGTCATTCCAGCCAACAGGAGGCACACTGCTTGGTATGCAGAAGAGCTTTCTCTCTGGAGGCTGAGGTGAATGAGGGCTTTGAAGCAATATCCATATGCAGAGAGTGTAAAATTATGGTTCTTGAAGATAATGAGGGAAATATCACCTTGAGAGATATTCGCCGGAGGAGGCGACAGAGAGGAAGATCCAGGTTTGGTAATTCAGAATCGATGGAGGACTCATTCTCACAGCAGTTCTCTCATCTTATCAATTTGGCCAGCCAGAATCACGAGTCTCTTTTTGAAGGTGACACTTCAGTTACTGTCCGGCAGCATGCAAGATATTATGCAGCTCGGAGCAGGTCTCGAAGACGGCATAGGGCTTTATCTGATAATGATAGTGATGGTCTCGATCACGTGGACTCCATGTTTGGCGAGAGTGATTCCAACTTAAGTTTTGGTGGCTATGGAGGAGACTCAGATGCTTCCTTGGATAGAAATAGTTTACTCGATAGAGAAATATTCTTTCCACCTGACAGTGAGAGCTATGTCTTCACAGATACAGATATTGACCCAATGCATGCAGGTCTGGACCAATGGAACTCAGATGACCAAGATGAAGAAGATGGAGAGTGGGAAGACGCTGATTTCGATGAAAATAATGCTTTTGTGGATCAGCATCAGCAGTTCCAGGATGCTAATAGTAGTCCAAGTGGTATTGGTGAGAGTGAGAGGGGAGCTCAAGATGGTGCCTGGGTTAACTGGAGGATGGGGGCAAGCCAACAAGTACATTATGTTGATATTTTTGCTGACTTAGAGTCAGACCTAAGACCGCCCTATGTTGGGAATCCAGGTGACTATCTTGATGCAAGAGGTTTTGAGGAGCTCCTTGAGCAGCTTGCAGAAAATGATGGTTCAAGAAGAGGAGCACCACCTGCAGCAGCATCTTTTGTGGCAAGTCTTCCTTCTGTGATCATTTCCATGGACCATGAGAGGAATGGTAGCTTGATTTGTGCAGTCTGTAAGGATCCGTTACCCATCAATACTGAAGCAAAGCAGCTTCCTTGTAAGCACTTGTATCATCCGTCCTGCATCTTGCCGTGGTTAGCTGCAAGGAATTCATGCCCGGTTTGCAGGTATGAACTTCCAACAGATGACCCAGAATATGAGGGAAAGAGGAGCATGATGAGCAGAAATGAAGTGCACGATACCCAGCAGCCGGACCCAGCTGAGGAAAGTTCCTATGAAGTATTAAGTGAGATGGAAACTGATGAAGGTCATGAACCCAATCATGGAAGAGTGCAGCAGGGTGGTTCAGAAGATACCGCGCAAATAGGAGATGGATCGAGCAGAGAGAGTAGCAGAGGTGGATGGCTGTTTCTTGCTGCTGCCCCAATTGTTAGTATAGTTGGTATGGTTCTAGTTCTATGGTTTCGAAACCCTAGGAGTGAAGGAAGGATCCACTGCAATACTCGGGAACCAGATTCCCAGCAGCTTCACAGGTCTCTGAGCACCAGAGCTGCAGCTGATAGAAACAGGAGATGGTGGTCTATTTTTTAA
- the LOC105046028 gene encoding uncharacterized protein: protein MSLGFFLASSCANGDARPGYLESPQVAEISCKGGDARAAFHLRLWKPWCTWNPGARDVYQSPRGEMRLPATLLPRWSRSQYLGSAIGRDTCIRAFEKDGILIGSSRERSFLAYHFNRLSSLASPRLMNYRFLFASSRRYTVCIPFVGNDFFPAATIECKFCPPHRNLRSVMTGVSVNEEEVTRALELFLSTVKDETVSTEEMCSIYIERLCRSGKLSDAVCLLRLLHDRQIHLGLNIYNILLSAAGDAGNFNIFSEIFRNLLLSSLPPDLTSYINVAKAFQKVADTGLVLKFVREVSEITIHRDPTVINRMIFIIAKSGQINKSMMIFEDLKKLNCQMDKVTFNTVLGILGKAGQVDQMLSVFASMKDCGHTPDIVTYNTLVNCLRRLGRLELCRTFAREMVENGIQLDLQTYTALIDGFGRAGHTGDALNIFHEMKKSLNPSIYVYRALINNLKKAGKFECAQNLDAEMNSSSSKVVGPEYFKLKRQTRRYIKQVETGES, encoded by the exons ATGAGTCTAGGGTTTTTCTTGGCATCCTCCTGCGCCAATGGCGATGCCAGGCCGGGATATCTGGAATCCCCTCAGGTCGCCGAGATATCCTGCAAGGGAGGAGATGCTCGCGCGGCGTTTCACCTGAGGCTGTGGAAACCTTGGTGCACCTGGAATCCTGGGGCGCGAGACGTATACCAATCCCCGCGAGGAGAGATGAGATTGCCGGCGACGCTCTTACCCCGATGGAGTCGATCCCAATATCTTGGCTCGGCCATCGGAAGAGACACCTGCATTAGGGCCTTCGAaaaagatggtatcttgattggAAGCTCCAGAGAAAGGAGCTTTCTTGCGTATCATTTCAATCGGCTTTCCAGCTTGGCTTCTCCGAGATTGATGAACTACCGGTTCTTGTTTGCATCTTCTCGG AGGTATACTGTGTGCATCCCATTTGTAGGTAATGATTTCTTTCCTGCTGCTACCATTGAGTGCAAATTTTGTCCTCCACATAGGAACTTGCGGTCAGTTATGACTGGGGTTTCTGTCAATGAAGAAGAGGTGACCAGGGCTCTTGAACTTTTTCTTTCCACTGTGAAggatgagactgtctctactgaGGAAATGTGTAGTATTTACATTGAGAGGCTCTGTAGATCAGGCAAACTATCAGATGCTGTTTGCTTGTTGAGGCTTTTGCATGATAGACAGATACATCTTGGCCTCAATATTTATAACATTCTCCTGAGTGCAGCAGGCGATGCAGGCAATTTTAATATCTTTTCTGAGATCTTCAGAAATTTGCTACTTTCTAGTCTGCCTCCTGATTTAACTTCATATATTAATGTTGCAAAGGCTTTTCAGAAGGTGGCTGACACAGGTCTGGTACTCAAGTTTGTTAGAGAAGTATCAGAAATTACAATTCACAGAGATCCTACTGTCATAAATAGGATGATTTTCATTATTGCTAAGTCTGGGCAGATTAATAAAAGCATGATGATATTTGAAGATCTGAAAAAACTGAACTGTCAGATGGATAAAGTTACATTCAACACAGTTCTAGGAATATTAGGCAAGGCAGGTCAAGTGGATCAAATGTTATCTGTGTTTGCATCAATGAAAGATTGTGGCCATACTCCTGATATTGTTACATACAACACATTAGTCAACTGTCTACGTAGACTTGGCAGGTTAGAATTGTGCAGAACTTTTGCAAGGGAAATGGTCGAGAATGGAATTCAGTTGGATCTGCAAACTTACACTGCACTAATTGATGGGTTTGGACGGGCAGGGCATACTGGAGATGCGCTCAACATATTCCATGAGATGAAAAAGTCACTCAATCCTTCAATATATGTCTACCGTGCACTCATTAATAATCTAAAGAAGGCTGGGAAATTTGAATGTGCACAGAATTTAGATGCAGAGATGAACTCAAGCAGTTCAAAGGTTGTTGGCCCTGAATATTTCAAACTGAAAAGGCAGACTAGAAGGTACATCAAGCAAGTGGAAACAGGGGAATCATGA